The nucleotide sequence TGGAGCATTTCAACGTAATCAACACCTAATAAACAAGCCTGACCCAGAGGATCACTAATGTGCTTGGCCCGGTCAATAACCATGGCCAGAATCTTCCCAGTATCATATATCGCGGTTGTGTCCGCTTCTGGCACATCAATAACAATTGCTCTCCCTCGGAAATCAAGAGCATCATCAATGAGGGAGCTTCGTTGCCGCTCGGATAATTTGTCCCGCCAAGACCGCTGCCCCAAAGCCATTGTCAATATTGACAACCCCAATCCCTGGCGCACAGGAGTTTAACATCGTCAATAACGGGGCCAACCCGCCAAAACTGGCCCCATAGCCAATACTGGTTGGTACCGCAATCACTGGCACATCCACCAATCCAGCTACAACACTGGCTAAGGCCCCCTCCATCCCCGCCACCACAATCAACACCTGGGCCTGGTTTAACTGCTCCCGAATACTCAAGAGGCGGTGAATTCCGGCCACCCCTACATCCCAAAACCGCTGAATGGCAAACCCATGTAAACCAGCAGTGATGGCGGCTTCCTCGGCTACAGATAAATCTGCGGTTCCGGCAGCTAACAGGCCAATAGTTCCCGGAAATCTAGGCATAGCTACATCTGTGGTACTACAAATCCGAGCTGCCGGAAAATAATAAAGATCGCGTAAGGTCGTATTGAGTTCCGCAAAAACCTCAGCCGTAATTCGCGTCGCCATGACACAGGGATGATGGGCGCGCATGGCCTGGAAAATCTCAATCAGTTGGGCAGTTGTTTTACCCGGCCCCCAAATCACTTCGGGAAAGCCTGTACGGATGGCCCGATGATGATCCAGCTTGGCAAAATTTCCCACTGGTTCGTAGGCTAAATATTTCAGCTTATCCCAGGCCTGGTCTGGAGACACCCATCCTTGGGCTACAGCCGTGAGTAACTCGCGCAATGTATCTGGATTACCCATCGCCATCAATTACTAGGACCATTAGGCGGGATCATCAGGTTTACTGGTGGGGCCTGGTTGAATTTCTGATTTAAAGCCTAATAACGACTTTGCTAAGGCTCGCCCCAGTTCAGGAAGCTTCTGCGGCCCAAAGATAATAATCGCCACCACCACCGCAATCGCCACCTCGGGCCAACCCAAATTAAACATAGTGCTTCTGTATCCTCTTGTTTTGCTTAGTCTAGCGGTTTCGGGTTTAACCGTAGTAATCAGGTTCGTTGCCCGGAATCCATTTAATATTGCAACCCAGGCTGGGAATTTGGTGGGGATCGGGGGGCTTATCCGCTAAGACCAGATCAATCGCAGCCCGTAAGTCTTTCCCAGTCACTGGCAGATCATTGC is from Synechococcus sp. PCC 6312 and encodes:
- a CDS encoding twin-arginine translocase TatA/TatE family subunit, whose amino-acid sequence is MFNLGWPEVAIAVVVAIIIFGPQKLPELGRALAKSLLGFKSEIQPGPTSKPDDPA
- the larB gene encoding nickel pincer cofactor biosynthesis protein LarB, producing the protein MGNPDTLRELLTAVAQGWVSPDQAWDKLKYLAYEPVGNFAKLDHHRAIRTGFPEVIWGPGKTTAQLIEIFQAMRAHHPCVMATRITAEVFAELNTTLRDLYYFPAARICSTTDVAMPRFPGTIGLLAAGTADLSVAEEAAITAGLHGFAIQRFWDVGVAGIHRLLSIREQLNQAQVLIVVAGMEGALASVVAGLVDVPVIAVPTSIGYGASFGGLAPLLTMLNSCAPGIGVVNIDNGFGAAVLAGQIIRAATKLPH